The Chiloscyllium punctatum isolate Juve2018m chromosome 2, sChiPun1.3, whole genome shotgun sequence genome has a window encoding:
- the LOC140496105 gene encoding toll-like receptor 3 produces MKMYFQTIILYFKFAILYHGATASGTQCKIQGLVADCRHLKLSSIPSDLPVNITVLNLSHNQLKHLSASTLSQYSQLQVLDAGYNVITKIEENLCRVLPFLQMLGLEHNQFSHLSVHYFSYCSNLTELYIQFNRIKEITGNPFTNLQELTVLDVSHNKLVSAKLGTELQLQKLQRLALSANKITQLKNDDFDFLNSSTLYQLDLSSNSITEFEFGCFHKIGSLHRLLLDNVVLRSTLAKQLCAALSQTDIAELFLRNTHLKIQNSTFVELSKTNLTTLDLSNNKLTTVQANSFQWLHRLEYLQLENNSIQHVTPKTFAGLENLRYLNLKKGLSQVESLIDDYSFQELGNLVVLNLEDNNIASIRAHTFSGLRSLKYLSLYKSSIVDLKTISNKTFVSLAESPLVNLNLTKTKISKLQPGAFSWFKKLKKLDIGLNSISQMLTGEEFRGLSEIEVIYLSYNMKLILSSSSFMHVPSLKILMLSKSAIASLNIQPSPFDCIKNLTVLDLSNNNLANLDKDVFRELRQLQVLKLQHNNLARLWKSVNPGGPVLYLSGLKELQILDLQSNGLDELPDKAFQGLYKLSNLDLSMNNLNFLPDVVFNDLKSLKSLHIQKNLITSVEKDVFSQLFSNLTVLYMGFNPFDCTCESIFWFVTWLNKTNSSIPGLNTQYMCNTPPSYHNHSVVAFDISPCKDVAPFKDAFVISSSIILLLIFTVFLIHFRGWWLEFYWNISVNRIFGFKEIDHQEAQFQFDAYIIHAKNDINWVNKYLLPLEQQDQKTMFQFCLEERDSEVGISELESIVNSISQSRKIIFVMTQELLKDPWCRRFKVHQAMQQVIQQSRDSIILIFLQDIPDYKLHQMLCLRRGMFKSHCILTWPAQSERIPAFHQKLKVALGSTNRVQ; encoded by the exons ATGAAAATGTATTTCCAGACCATCATCTTGTACTTTAAATTTGCAATATTATATCACGGTGCTACAGCCTCTGGAACTCAATGTAAAATACAGGGTCTGGTTGCGGATTGTAGACACTTAAAGCTCTCAAGCATCCCTTCAGACCTTCCAGTCAACATTACAGTGCTAAATCTCTCCCATAACCAGCTGAAGCACTTGTCAGCTTCTACACTGTCTCAGTACAGTCAGCTTCAAGTTTTGGATGCTGGCTATAATGTCATCACTAAAATCGAAGAAAACCTATGCAGAGTTCTTCCGTTCCTGCAAATGCTGGGGCTTGAACACAATCAGTTCTCTCATTTGTCCGTACATTACTTCTCGTACTGCAGCAACCTGACTGAGCTGTACATACAATTCAATCGAATCAAGGAGATCACAGGCAATCCTTTCACAAACCTTCAG GAATTGACGGTCCTGGATGTGTCTCACAATAAATTGGTTTCCGCCAAACTGGGAACTGAGCTGCAGTTGCAAAAGCTGCAAAGGTTGGCGCTGTCTGCAAACAAAATAACACAGTTAAAGAATGATGATTTTGATTTCCTCAACAGCAGCACGCTGTACCAGCTGGATTTGTCGTCCAACAGCATCACTGAG TTTGAATTTGGTTGTTTCCACAAAATTGGAAGTTTACACAGGCTACTTTTGGACAATGTTGTTCTCCGTTCCACTCTTGCCAAGCAActctgtgcagcattgtcacagactgacattgctgagcttttcctgagGAACACCCACCTGAAAATACAAAACTCTACTTTTGTTGAATTAAGCAAAACCAACTTGACAACTCTTGATCTGTCAAACAACAAGTTGACTACAGTGCAAGCTAATTCATTTCAGTGGCTGCACAGATTGGAATATCTTCAACTTGAAAACAACAGCATTCAACATGTCACCCCAAAAACATTTGCTGGACTGGAAAATTTGAGGTATTTGAACTTGAAGAAAGGCCTCAGCCAAGTAGAATCTCTCATTGATGATTACTCATTTCAGGAGTTGGGAAATCTAGTGGTACTCAATCTAGAAGACAATAATATTGCAAGTATAAGGGCACATACCTTCTCAGGCTTGAGAAGTCTGAAATATCTTAGCCTGTATAAGTCATCTATCGTTGATCTAAAAACTATCAGTAACAAAACTTTCGTGTCACTTGCAGAGTCTCCCCTTGTCAATTTAAATCTTACAAAAACAAAAATTTCAAAACTGCAGCCTGGAGCTTTTTCCTGGTTCAAGAAGCTGAAAAAGCTGGATATAGGTCTCAATTCCATCTCTCAGATGCTAACAGGAGAGGAGTTTCGAGGTCTAAGTGAGATAGAGGTGATATACCTGTCATATAACATGAAGTTGATTTTGTCTTCATCTTCCTTTATGCATGTCCCTTCTCTGAAAATCTTGATGCTCAGCAAATCAGCAATTGCCTCGTTGAATATTCAACCTTCGCCATTTGATTGCATTAAGAATCTCACTGTCCTCGACCTCAGCAACAATAATTTAGCCAATTTGGATAAGGATGTTTTCCGTGAGCTTCGGCAGCTTCAAGTTTTAAAGTTACAACACAATAACTTGGCACGGCTCTGGAAGAGTGTCAATCCTGGAGGTCCAGTTCTTTACCTAAGTGGTTTGAAAGAGCTTCAGATTCTGGATTTGCAATCCAATGGGCTCGATGAGCTCCCAGACAAAGCTTTTCAAGGATTGTATAAACTAAGTAATTTGGATTTAAGCATGAACAATTTGAACTTTCTTCCAGATGTTGTATTTAATGACTTGAAATCTCTCAAATCGCTTCATATACAGAAAAATCTGATTACATCTGTTGAAAAAGATGTTTTTAGCCAGTTATTTAGTAACCTAACGGTTCTCTATATGGGATTTAATCCTTTTGATTGTACTTGTGAAAGTAttttctggtttgttacctggCTGAATAAGACCAATAGCAGCATCCCTGGTTTGAACACACAATACATGTGCAACACTCCACCAAGTTACCACAACCATTCTGTTGTAGCTTTTGACATATCTCCCTGCAAAGATGTTGCTCCTTTTAAAGATGCATTTGTCATTAGTAGCAGCATTATACTTCTTTTAATTTTTACTGTGTTTCTGATTCACTTTCGCGGATGGTGGCTAGAATTCTATTGGAACATTTCTGTCAACCGAATATTTGGGTTTAAGGAAATAGACCATCAGGAAGCTCAGTTTCAGTTTGATGCTTATATCATTCATGCCAAAAATGACATTAACTGGGTCAACAAATATTTGTTGCCTTTGGAGCAACAGGATCAAAAAACGATGTTCCAGTTTTGCTTGGAAGAAAGGGACTCTGAAGTTGGAATATCTGagctggaatccattgtgaacagTATAAGCCAGAGCAGAAAAATCATCTTTGTTATGACTCAAGAGCTTTTAAAGGATCCCTGGTGCAGAAG ATTCAAGGTACATCAGGCAATGCAGCAAGTCATTCAGCAAAGCCGAGATTCCATCATTTTGATATTTTTACAAGATATCCCTGATTATAAATTACACCAAATGCTCTGCCTCCGAAGGGGAATGTTCAAATCGCACTGTATTCTAACCTGGCCTGCTCAGAGTGAGCGAATTCCTGCCTTTCACCAGAAACTTAAGGTCGCACTTGGTTCAACTAATCGAGTCCAATAG